In Candidatus Desulforudis audaxviator MP104C, a genomic segment contains:
- a CDS encoding DUF4912 domain-containing protein, with the protein MTALIWVIVGLVALVAGIFLLTRKGKAHEPAAQTIRTREFDHELAREITPDPGPTTWTPTPHHVLELPRSYGQDRLVLMARDPFWLYAYWEIAAAKESFQASRGRRAWQVSRPVLRVYDVTGVEAFNGGNANSYVDIPLSADADNWHIEVGNPDRTYCVDLGRLMPNGEFVFLLRSNIVTTPRATLSDRLDEEWMWIEDIYRSLTRIHFGVSSPLVIEEMKERLGVAPFGISSPEMVVGRGRDN; encoded by the coding sequence ATGACTGCGTTAATCTGGGTTATTGTCGGCCTGGTCGCCCTGGTCGCGGGGATTTTTTTATTGACCCGCAAAGGCAAAGCCCACGAGCCCGCGGCGCAGACCATTAGAACGCGGGAATTCGATCATGAATTGGCGCGCGAGATTACGCCGGATCCCGGCCCGACCACCTGGACCCCGACCCCCCACCACGTGCTGGAACTGCCCAGGAGCTATGGACAGGACCGCCTGGTGTTGATGGCCCGGGACCCTTTCTGGCTTTATGCATACTGGGAAATCGCGGCCGCGAAGGAAAGCTTCCAGGCCAGCCGCGGCCGCAGGGCGTGGCAGGTCTCCCGCCCGGTGCTCCGGGTTTATGATGTCACCGGCGTCGAGGCGTTTAACGGCGGGAACGCAAACAGCTACGTAGACATCCCTTTGTCCGCCGATGCGGACAACTGGCACATAGAGGTGGGCAACCCCGACCGGACCTACTGCGTCGACCTTGGCCGGCTGATGCCCAATGGCGAGTTTGTGTTTCTGCTTCGCTCCAATATCGTCACCACCCCCCGCGCCACTCTTTCCGACCGCTTGGACGAGGAGTGGATGTGGATCGAAGATATCTACCGCTCGCTTACCAGAATTCATTTCGGGGTCAGTTCCCCGCTGGTAATCGAGGAAATGAAGGAGCGCCTGGGCGTCGCCCCCTTTGGTATCAGTTCGCCGGAAATGGTGGTTGGAAGGGGGCGTGACAACTAG
- the nrfD gene encoding NrfD/PsrC family molybdoenzyme membrane anchor subunit, producing the protein MYDERYTNRFGFRLTPLRWAMLAFLVFFAVVAGYRFAFGLGDSGGFMGPVTNLNDEWTWGLWKWLVFPAVALAGCGYGTVFLAHILHIKAFRPVIRVAMVVSLLGYTIAMTGLLFDITVYYNFWRPFVYWGYTSILFEVLWCMTLYWTIQILEFGHIAFERIDAPRIYNLLDKAMPLLICVGIMLPSLHQASLGGLFIATVNLYPTWWSTWVPWFFMISSLYVGPAVVAFSCWALARIYGKDFNDYMPSLSKLTLVGAYLMVFYLVLKVWDLTARGAWGYVFNGTLQANMYLLEMVPFFLVPLVMFLVPSIRNSVGGLITASILSSTGVILNRTNVVFTGMAQAYERSYFPTWMEWVGLIGLLVGAVLVILFFVENFRVLEGDPEHHAKKEPAKKPVSVHA; encoded by the coding sequence GTGTACGACGAAAGGTATACGAACCGGTTTGGTTTCCGGCTGACCCCGCTCCGCTGGGCCATGCTGGCCTTTCTCGTCTTCTTCGCGGTGGTCGCCGGCTACCGGTTCGCCTTCGGCCTGGGTGATTCGGGCGGCTTTATGGGTCCGGTGACCAACTTGAACGACGAGTGGACCTGGGGCTTGTGGAAGTGGCTGGTATTCCCCGCGGTCGCGTTGGCCGGCTGCGGTTACGGCACCGTGTTCCTGGCGCACATCCTGCACATCAAGGCGTTCCGGCCGGTCATCCGGGTGGCGATGGTCGTATCGCTCTTGGGCTACACCATCGCGATGACCGGATTGCTCTTTGACATCACCGTCTACTACAACTTCTGGCGTCCGTTCGTGTACTGGGGCTACACCTCGATCCTGTTTGAAGTGCTCTGGTGTATGACCCTGTACTGGACCATACAGATCCTGGAGTTCGGGCACATCGCCTTCGAGCGGATTGACGCGCCGCGGATCTACAACCTGCTGGACAAGGCGATGCCGCTTCTGATCTGCGTGGGCATCATGCTCCCGTCGCTGCACCAGGCGTCCCTGGGCGGGCTCTTCATCGCCACCGTCAACCTGTATCCCACCTGGTGGTCGACGTGGGTCCCGTGGTTCTTCATGATCTCCTCCCTGTACGTCGGCCCGGCGGTGGTGGCCTTTTCCTGCTGGGCGCTGGCCCGGATCTACGGCAAGGACTTCAACGACTACATGCCGTCCTTGAGCAAACTGACCCTGGTGGGGGCCTACCTGATGGTCTTCTACCTGGTCTTGAAGGTGTGGGACCTGACGGCGCGCGGGGCCTGGGGTTACGTGTTCAACGGCACGTTGCAGGCGAACATGTACCTTTTGGAGATGGTGCCGTTCTTCCTGGTGCCGCTGGTGATGTTTCTGGTACCGTCCATCCGGAACTCGGTTGGGGGGCTCATTACCGCTTCGATCCTGAGTTCGACCGGTGTGATCCTGAACCGCACTAACGTGGTCTTCACCGGGATGGCCCAGGCCTACGAGCGGTCTTACTTTCCGACCTGGATGGAGTGGGTCGGGTTAATCGGCCTTTTGGTGGGTGCGGTCCTGGTGATCCTCTTCTTCGTGGAGAACTTCCGCGTGCTGGAAGGGGACCCCGAACATCACGCCAAGAAGGAACCCGCGAAGAAGCCGGTGAGCGTGCACGCCTAA
- a CDS encoding 4Fe-4S dicluster domain-containing protein, whose amino-acid sequence MELVERVAKRDPERMLGILFDGSKCIGCRACQMACKEANDLPYVPLMDAQNPRGATESENWNQPRLAAYNYIVMNTYLAQGKDGGKKWHHVRRACLHCQNPLCFEVCFVHSYRKTPEGPVVYAHPEICVGCRYCQLACPFLTVTLEWDDVFSRISKCHMCYPLVQQGGTPACVTACPTDALKFGKREALLQEAKARIAAAPDKYVDHVFGEKEVGGTGVLYISEAPFEELGFNTDVMQKSPTKYTWKYMQKAPILAISLPILFAALYVTTKRRAENEGGH is encoded by the coding sequence ATGGAACTGGTCGAAAGGGTGGCTAAGCGCGATCCAGAACGTATGCTGGGAATTTTGTTCGACGGTAGCAAATGTATCGGCTGCCGGGCCTGCCAGATGGCGTGCAAAGAAGCGAATGACCTGCCGTACGTTCCGCTGATGGATGCCCAAAACCCGCGGGGCGCGACCGAGAGTGAAAACTGGAACCAACCGCGCCTGGCGGCCTACAACTACATTGTGATGAACACTTACCTGGCCCAGGGCAAGGACGGCGGGAAGAAATGGCATCACGTGCGCCGGGCCTGCCTTCACTGCCAGAATCCGCTGTGCTTCGAAGTCTGTTTCGTGCACTCCTATCGGAAGACTCCGGAGGGCCCGGTCGTTTACGCCCATCCGGAGATCTGCGTCGGCTGCCGGTACTGCCAACTGGCTTGCCCGTTCCTCACCGTGACATTGGAGTGGGACGATGTGTTTTCCCGGATAAGCAAGTGCCATATGTGCTACCCCTTGGTACAGCAGGGCGGGACGCCCGCCTGTGTGACGGCCTGCCCGACCGACGCGCTGAAGTTCGGCAAGCGGGAGGCGTTGCTTCAGGAAGCCAAGGCCCGGATCGCGGCCGCGCCGGATAAGTACGTCGATCACGTTTTCGGGGAGAAAGAGGTCGGCGGAACCGGAGTGCTGTACATCTCGGAGGCTCCCTTTGAGGAACTCGGGTTCAACACCGACGTTATGCAAAAGAGCCCCACGAAGTACACGTGGAAATACATGCAAAAGGCGCCCATTCTGGCCATAAGCCTGCCGATTCTTTTCGCCGCGCTGTATGTGACCACCAAGCGGCGCGCCGAGAACGAAGGCGGGCACTAG
- a CDS encoding glycoside hydrolase family 15 protein — protein MPRDIVLGNGSMLVNLDRNLSLRDLYYPFVGMENHIAGGRCLLGVWVDGQFSWVQNPQWQKEAGYVPGTLISLVRAVHSGLGLEVTVEDAVHYRQNLFLRRIHVRNRWRDRRELRLFFVNDFHVGGWDIGDTALYDPISRAVCHYKRDYYFYVSGNCQGQPIYQYHVQKRFGGREGSARDAEDGVLSGNPIDQGSVDSTISFRAALEPEGEVQADLWIAAGRSLDEVRNLHAWVADNEADRLMNETASFWRHWLALAERDWADLPAEVVALFKTSLLVTRTQIDNNGAVLAANDTDILSTNRDHYSYVWPRDGALVARMLDGAGYHEITAAFYRFCARTISREGYFYHKYNPDGTVGSSWHPWTAEVEEGLPIQEDGTGLVLWGLWKHFEYTGNVEFLASLYLSVVKPAADFMVRYREPRTGLPHQSFDLWEERKGVFTFTAAAVWAGLTAAARCARLLGDGAAQEKWEEAAGKVHAGILRELFDPELNRFIRGRFKGGDGSWVEDHALDASLYWISGLGVLPPDDPRVKATMQAVAEGLWVKTDIGGVARYANDYYFKRSDDIEKVPGNPWFICTLWLANWYVDSAETPAELAKARELLKWAHRYRLDTGILPEQVHPYTGEPLSVAPLTWSHATFCQVVLSYLAKWHAFRDLPLKPESGYD, from the coding sequence TTGCCGCGCGACATTGTTCTGGGCAACGGCTCGATGTTGGTCAACCTTGACCGGAACCTGAGTCTCAGGGATTTATACTACCCGTTTGTGGGCATGGAAAACCATATTGCGGGCGGTAGATGTTTGCTGGGCGTCTGGGTTGACGGGCAGTTCAGCTGGGTTCAGAACCCGCAGTGGCAGAAAGAGGCCGGGTATGTGCCCGGCACCCTGATATCACTGGTGCGGGCTGTACACAGCGGTCTCGGCCTGGAGGTGACTGTGGAAGACGCGGTGCACTACCGGCAAAACCTCTTTCTGCGCCGTATTCACGTCCGGAACCGGTGGCGGGACCGCCGCGAACTGCGGCTTTTCTTTGTAAACGATTTCCACGTCGGGGGCTGGGATATCGGAGACACCGCCCTGTATGACCCCATTTCCCGGGCGGTGTGCCATTACAAGCGGGACTACTATTTCTACGTGAGCGGCAACTGTCAGGGACAGCCCATCTACCAGTACCATGTCCAGAAACGGTTCGGCGGCCGCGAAGGCAGTGCGCGAGACGCCGAAGACGGCGTGTTGAGCGGCAACCCCATTGACCAGGGCTCGGTGGACAGCACCATCAGTTTCCGGGCGGCGCTGGAACCGGAGGGCGAAGTCCAAGCGGACCTTTGGATCGCGGCAGGCCGGAGCCTGGACGAGGTACGCAACCTGCACGCCTGGGTGGCGGACAACGAGGCGGACCGGTTGATGAACGAGACCGCCAGCTTCTGGCGGCACTGGTTGGCGCTCGCGGAGCGCGACTGGGCTGATTTGCCGGCGGAAGTGGTGGCGCTTTTCAAGACCAGCCTGCTGGTGACGCGCACCCAGATCGACAACAACGGAGCTGTTCTGGCCGCGAACGATACCGACATCCTGAGCACCAACCGGGATCACTATTCGTACGTGTGGCCGCGTGATGGCGCCCTGGTGGCGCGTATGCTGGACGGCGCCGGCTACCACGAAATTACGGCGGCCTTCTATCGTTTTTGCGCCCGGACCATCAGTCGCGAAGGCTACTTCTACCACAAATACAACCCGGACGGAACGGTGGGCTCAAGCTGGCATCCCTGGACGGCCGAGGTGGAGGAAGGGCTGCCGATCCAAGAGGACGGAACCGGACTGGTGCTCTGGGGACTCTGGAAACATTTTGAGTATACCGGAAACGTGGAGTTCCTGGCCTCGCTGTACCTGTCCGTGGTCAAGCCCGCGGCCGACTTCATGGTCCGTTACCGCGAACCGCGCACCGGCCTGCCGCACCAGAGTTTTGACCTCTGGGAGGAACGCAAGGGCGTGTTCACCTTCACCGCCGCAGCCGTTTGGGCCGGGCTGACTGCCGCCGCCCGCTGCGCGCGGCTTCTGGGCGACGGTGCGGCTCAGGAGAAATGGGAGGAAGCGGCGGGAAAGGTGCACGCCGGCATCCTGCGGGAACTCTTCGATCCGGAACTGAACCGGTTCATCCGGGGGCGCTTCAAAGGGGGTGACGGGTCCTGGGTCGAGGACCACGCTCTGGACGCCAGCCTTTACTGGATCTCCGGGCTGGGAGTCCTGCCCCCCGACGATCCCCGGGTGAAAGCGACCATGCAGGCCGTGGCGGAGGGATTGTGGGTGAAGACCGACATCGGAGGCGTGGCGCGGTACGCCAACGACTACTATTTCAAACGGAGCGACGATATCGAAAAAGTACCAGGCAATCCCTGGTTCATCTGTACCCTATGGTTGGCGAACTGGTACGTCGATTCGGCAGAGACACCGGCGGAACTGGCGAAGGCCCGCGAACTCCTGAAATGGGCCCACCGTTACCGGCTGGACACAGGCATACTGCCGGAGCAAGTGCACCCCTACACGGGCGAGCCGCTTTCGGTGGCGCCCCTGACCTGGTCCCACGCCACCTTTTGCCAGGTGGTGTTAAGCTACCTGGCCAAATGGCACGCCTTCCGGGACTTGCCACTGAAACCGGAGAGCGGTTATGATTAG
- a CDS encoding glycoside hydrolase family 57 protein, whose product MAKGYLALVLHAHLPFVRHPEHSYSLEEKWYHEAVTETYIPLIWGLERLLNDGVPFKLTVSLSPTLLSMFGDPFLQHRYLQHLDRMLELADREVHRTRGTPYHETALMYHGRLHGARNSYAHRYGKNLILAFKKLFDTGRVELITSAATHGYLPFMMVHPAAVRAQIEIGVNTFRQCFDRDPAGLWLPECAYIAGLDEILREYNIRYFFTDTHGLLFASHRPRFGIFAPIYCPSGVAAFARDVESSKQVWSAKEGYPGDFDYREYYRDIGFDLDFEYVKPYIHPNGLRVHTGFKYYRITGTGNHKEPYVPKWARARVDEHAGNFIFNREHQVRYLSGVMDRPPLIVAPYDAELFGHWWFEGPEWLESIARKIAYDQDTVELTTPSEYLKCFPCNQVAVPCSSSWGNKGYHEVWLNHTNDWIYRHLHWAAEQMTALARDYPHADALERRALNQAARELLLAQASDWAFIMATDTMVEYAVRRTKTHLLNFKGLWHQVREQRIERHWLEELEDKNNIFPEIDYAVYAKSAK is encoded by the coding sequence GTGGCGAAAGGATACCTGGCGCTGGTACTACATGCCCACCTGCCTTTTGTGCGGCACCCCGAACACTCTTATTCCTTGGAGGAAAAATGGTACCACGAGGCCGTCACCGAAACGTATATCCCGCTCATCTGGGGCCTGGAACGGCTGCTGAACGACGGGGTGCCGTTTAAACTAACGGTCTCTTTGTCGCCGACCCTTTTGTCGATGTTCGGAGACCCCTTTTTACAGCACCGCTACCTTCAACACCTCGACAGAATGCTTGAGCTGGCCGACCGGGAGGTACACCGCACCCGGGGAACGCCGTATCACGAAACGGCCCTAATGTATCACGGCCGCCTGCACGGCGCCCGGAACTCCTATGCCCATCGCTACGGCAAGAACCTGATCCTGGCTTTCAAAAAGCTGTTCGATACGGGCCGGGTGGAACTGATTACATCTGCCGCCACACACGGCTATCTGCCCTTTATGATGGTCCACCCCGCGGCGGTGCGCGCCCAGATAGAAATCGGGGTCAACACCTTCCGTCAGTGCTTTGACCGGGACCCCGCCGGTCTGTGGCTGCCGGAATGCGCCTACATCGCCGGTTTGGACGAGATCCTGAGAGAGTACAACATCCGGTATTTCTTCACAGATACCCACGGCCTGCTTTTCGCATCCCACCGCCCGCGCTTCGGCATTTTCGCCCCGATCTACTGCCCGTCGGGGGTGGCCGCCTTCGCACGAGACGTGGAATCATCTAAACAGGTCTGGAGTGCCAAGGAGGGCTATCCGGGCGATTTCGACTACCGGGAGTATTACCGGGACATCGGATTCGACCTGGATTTCGAGTACGTCAAACCGTATATTCACCCGAACGGCCTGCGGGTGCACACCGGCTTCAAGTACTACCGGATTACCGGCACCGGCAACCACAAGGAGCCGTACGTCCCGAAATGGGCCCGGGCCAGAGTGGACGAGCATGCCGGGAACTTCATATTCAACCGTGAACACCAGGTACGCTACTTGTCCGGGGTCATGGACCGGCCGCCCCTGATCGTGGCACCCTACGACGCCGAGCTTTTCGGGCACTGGTGGTTTGAGGGGCCCGAGTGGCTGGAATCAATCGCCCGCAAGATCGCCTATGACCAGGATACCGTGGAGTTGACCACTCCCTCGGAGTATCTCAAGTGCTTCCCCTGCAACCAGGTCGCCGTTCCCTGCTCATCCAGCTGGGGCAACAAGGGTTACCACGAGGTGTGGCTCAACCACACCAACGACTGGATTTACCGGCACCTCCACTGGGCGGCGGAGCAAATGACCGCGCTGGCCCGCGACTACCCGCACGCCGACGCCCTGGAACGCCGGGCGCTGAATCAGGCGGCCCGCGAGCTGCTGCTCGCCCAAGCCAGCGACTGGGCCTTCATCATGGCCACGGATACAATGGTGGAGTACGCCGTACGGCGGACCAAGACCCACTTGCTGAACTTCAAGGGGCTCTGGCACCAGGTCCGCGAACAGCGGATCGAGCGTCACTGGCTTGAGGAACTGGAAGACAAAAACAACATCTTTCCGGAAATCGACTATGCCGTGTACGCCAAATCCGCCAAATAG